The sequence CTCTTAAAAACAGCCTATACTAGAAGTTTTCAGAAAGAGTTTGAGTGCCCTTAGCTCAAATCCCAGTGACCTTTCAGTGTCACAGTCCTTGAGAATCTGGGTGATAAGGTCAACTTAACTATGCTCAAAAGTAGATCATGCTCAAAATTAGAACTTTTCGCTTTTGTATGTATCACTCCAAAAACCTCTGTGGGACAGGAACATATTTCATCCTCTTGATTATTAGTTAATGAGCACTTTCAGCCTAAGAAGGAGTTAGGGTGTAATCAAAGTTCCATAAACTTATCTGAAAATTGGCAATAAGACGTATttgcaaatacatttatttaactgCTTTCTTAATCCTTTTTGAAACAAAGCTAGGAATAAAccatttaaatatacatacacaagaTTTCATTCTGAGTGATTTTCTTTGATATCAAAACTGTGCAGATCAGATATGCTTAAGTTAATGTGCAAATAATCTTTGGATTTCAGAGCCAACAAAACCGACTTCTTTGTTCCTTCACAGGCACCTCTGTGAGTGTATCCACTTTTAACCTGGTCGCCATATCTCTGGAAAGATATGGTGCAATTTGCAAACCCTTACAGTCCCGGGTCTGGCAGACGAAATCCCACGCTTTGAAGGTGATCGCCGTTACCTGGTGTCTGTCCTTTACCATCATGACTCCGTATCCAATTTACAGCAACTTGGTGCCTTTTACCAAAAATAACAACCAGACGGCGAATATGTGCCGCTTTCTCCTGCCAAACGATGTTATGCAGCAGTCCTGGTAAGGTTGCGTACTGTTCATTTGTTTGATACAACTTGATATAGTGTTGAAATTTTCATCAAAACTGGAATGTATTGTCCAGAGTGGCTAGGGGATCAGTTTCCCGAAGGATCATTCTAAACTCTTTCTAGGACAATAGCGATACACTTAGAGTGCTCTGTTTTAAATTCCATACATATGTTCATTCAATTAATCCTCTCAAAACCCTATAGGGTTGATACtattattgtccctattttacagatgaggaaactgagacacagtgaggttaaataaattgttcaaAGTCACAAGCCTAGAAAAGACAGAGCCTCTGTGCTTACTCACTATGCGGTGTGCTTCCCAAGGGTCTAGTGCAGGTTTAGGCTAGATGATTTGGGGGGTTATGGTTTTCTCAGAATTGAAAACAGAGCAAGGATGAGTCCCAGATCCCATCTGGTTTTTCCTAGAGCTGCAGCTATGGTACTTGCACAGAGCACTTTACTAGAAATTGAAAAAGCAAGATTCTAATACATGTTTCTATCCTTACTAGCTGGGTGATGTTGGACAAATTCACGTAAGATTCTGAGGTACAGGTTCTTTATCTATATAAGGATTTAATAATATAGATATCTTTTATCTAGCTCATTGGGTGGGAATAAGGTTCAAATGAGAGTATGTGTATAAAAAGGCCATTATACATCTTTTAAAAGACTGCACAAATTCAGGGTATTATGTTTACTAATTCCAAGCATGTTTTAGAAACAGAGGACTAGACATTTACAAATGACTCAAAGCTGAGATAAATCTGTTGtctctgccttcctttttttcatttcaagccagtaacacacatgcacacacacacggaattATGTTGCAAATGAGAGGGACTTGAAAAGGTATCTTATCAAAACATGTCCAACTGAAATGAGAAATGGCCGAGCCACTGTGAGCCTCTGACAATTTTATGGCCTAATCATGTAACCTTACACATGCCAGACTACAAAAATGATTTAGGGGCCAGACTCATAAAAGAGGAGGCTACGATGCTTCAGGAATCAAACGTGTTTTAGAGCAAGCATAGCTCTGCCTCACCAGGCACTAGAGAGAGCATGCTGCTGGGCCAATGGGtcagaaacagccaaaatgtTTTGCCATGCCATGTTTTACAAAACAAGGGGGTTTTCCATCATTCTTACCCATGCTTTTGAGTATTCTGTTGTCGTAAAGTCAACAAATGGCATACTGATACGGTTAAGAGCATAGGTTCTAGAATCATATtgcttggattcaaatcccacctctgccactaaCTGTATAACTtagggcaagttatttaaatctctttaagtctcagtttcctcatctgtagagtaGGCactataataatagtacctacctcaaaggTTATTACGGGAGTTAATATCTAATAATATCTGTAATATTAtctatataaaatgcttagcctAGTGCATAGCACATTTAATAAGTCCTCGGTGAATGTaagcttttatttgtttatttatttatttatttggtaacGATTTTATTGAGATAAAGTTCACatactcttttttgttgttgttttgtaaagCTCTCATTCGTTTTATATGTAGACTTGTTTCAGGCACAGAATTACACCAAACTTTTCCAATTTAACTAGTCCTTCATAAGAGACTTtatcaaaagaggaaagaagtaaACAATGTCTAATGACTGAACCTCCAGATATAGAATTTCCAAGGATATTAAATACTAAGTAATTAACGTGTTTGCTCAGACCAGTTTAAATGGCGATGAACTCTATTCCATCCCATCTGAGTTTGAAATACTGGATTGCTGGttattggatttctttttattttattaggcaCACATTCCTGTTACTCATCCTTTTTCTTATTCCTGGAATTGTGATGATGGTGGCATATGGATTAATCTCTTTGGAACTTTACCAAGGAATAAAATTTGATGCTAGCCAGAAGAAGTCTGCTCGAGGTAACTATCTTTTAGCTGTATGTTTATGCTGGAAGGTCACAGAAGCTTGTTTTCTGTAACTTAAAACAGATCTACCCACAGTACATTTTCAAAAGTACTATGAACAGTCTTAGGGGTCATAAGCCACAGTCATGAGACCAAGTACCTCTAGTTCCTCCTCTGTACAATGGAGAAACCATTCCTCTCAACAGACTGCTGAgtggaataaaatgagataatacacacaAACGCCAGCTACAAGCTGAGGCCCCATGTGTCCCAGACTTTCTGTAACGCTGTATTCAGATGGACCCCCTTCGGCCACAGAAGCTAATGATAATTCCAGTCCCACATCCTATCTCCTCCCTTCACCCTCACTTTGCAGTGGCCACAAAGCCTCGCCTTCCCATTCTTTACAATCCACTACCCACATAACCTTTTCCCCTTCTCACTCCACCTCTCCACTCCCTTCTTTACCATGTGTATAACGTAGTCTCTCTAGcttctttggttttgttgatttttgctcaTTATCTAGATTCCTCCCAGTAAAAGCAGTTTGGAGGCTTACCAAGGAAGCAgcatcctttcctctccctgagGAGCTGGGGAAAATAAGGGAAAGAGTGTGaatattcattcttccatcaTTTTTTATGCTTATACTCTACATACATAGAatgttattttatcattatatatcGTGTTCtatattagatattattttacTGGTTTTAAGCAGCTTTTCATCTGAAGGAGAGGATTAGTACAGGTCAGTACTTACCAAGCACTCGTATAGATCAGTACTTAAACATTGCGGGCCCAAGGTTGCCCGATTCTTCAGTTCAAGTTTGGATTGGCGCCCTtgatggagggggtgggggctccgTGCCTTCTGTGTGGCATGGCCCATCCCGAACAATAAGTGATGTCCCTTGCCCACCCAGAAAGGAAACCGAGCACGGGCAGCAGCGGCAGGTACGAGGACAGCGACGGGTGTTACCTGCAGAAAGCCAAGCACCCGCGGAAGCTGGAGCTTCAGCGGCtgtccagcagcagcagcggcagggTGGAGCGCATCAGGAGCAGCAGCTCCGCGGCCAACCTGATGGCCAAGAAGCGGGTGATCCGCATGCTCATGGTCATCGTggtcctcttcttcctctgctggATGCCCATCTTCAGCGCCAACGCCTGGCGGGCCTACGACACGGCCTCCGCGGAGCGCCACCTCTCGGGGACCCCCATCTCCTTCATCCTTCTGCTCTCCTACACCTCCTCCTGCGTCAACCCCATCATCTACTGCTTCATGAACAAACGGTTCCGCCTGGGCTTCATGGCCACCTTcccctgctgccccagccctggtcCCCGGGGAGCgagaggagaggtgggagaggaggaggaaggcaggaccACAGGAGCCTCCCTGTCCAGGTACTCGTACAGCCATATGGGTGCCTCCGCCCCGCCCCCGTGAGCAGGGAGCCGCCTGCAGGGCAGAAGGAAGGAGCAGGACGGCGGAAGGGGACCCAGACGAGGAGGATCAGGAGGCAGGACGTGAGGGAGGAGAAGGTTCCATTGCCAGGGGGAACTAGTCGTTGCTTTTCATCCTTCATCCGGGCTCCAGGAAACACTGCTAGGGTGGGGGCATAACTTGCTTTCTAGGCAGTTCAAGGCAGGACATTTTCAATCATTCACCATCAGAAAAACCTCAGCAGGCCAGTAATGGAAGTCCAACAGGGCTCGAGCTGCAAATGTAATTGCCCAGGACCTGTTCCACCGGGGATGTGGACCCTACTGAACCTTAGAAGGTTCTAGAACATCCAAGGTGGTCTCTCGTGCCCCATAGTGACACGCTTCTGTGCTTTGCTGCTTCTGCTGATGCAGAAATGTGGTGGCTGCTCTGCCCCTGGGGAGTCTAACCCTTCATCTACACACTATGGCCACCTCCCTCATCATGACCACACAGAGGAACAGGAAGCAAACCCTCTTCTGGCCATTTTCTGTAGTAAGAGAACAGCTTGACTTTCTCTTCTTGAGGTCGGTCAAGGACATTCAGAGACATAAGTTTATGTGGTCATCAGAACAGCATCAGAAACTTTGTCTCAAAGATGGAATTTGGaacttacatttctttaaataacagAGGATGCAAGGCAAATAAAATAGCTGATGAAATGCTATCTTACTATAAGGAATATTAAGTACCAGAAGgtacatagaaatatttttttctactttaatggTATCTATAGTTTAACACCACCTTCATATGGTGATATTAAGCCACAGGGCTTCTTTGCCTCAACTTTATTTCTCATACTCATCTGgcactttcttttttccagaaagaCCTCCAGGTACAAAGGTGAGTTGTAACCTATGCGTACCTGGCCAAGGGTGGAAAAATGAGTAGTCGGGCCCAGAATAAAATTTTGGGCCCAGAATAAAAACTTGGGCATACCTGGGCTCAATTAACAAAATAGCTTTTGATTGTCAAAGCTGCCTGTTCTTTAAATACAAGCTATGTATTTGGCTAATAATTGTACTGATTTTATGTACATGTGTAAACCAAACATATGTTCTTTACATACAAGTATACTCTttggtgtatttaaaaaaagaaaaatagtcaatTGATGTTGGAATTCAGCAAGTGTTAATAATCTTACATTTCTTTACAACAGTTGGAGTGTCATGTGAActtcttttctttgcaaaattaGTATTGAAATCTCTCTCCTCTAATTTAGaaatctcaatttaaaataagatatgaGTTATAGATTTAGA comes from Rhinolophus ferrumequinum isolate MPI-CBG mRhiFer1 chromosome 5, mRhiFer1_v1.p, whole genome shotgun sequence and encodes:
- the CCKAR gene encoding cholecystokinin receptor type A, translating into MDVVDSLLVNGSNTTPPCELGIENETLFCLDQPHPSKEWQPAVQILLYSLIFLLSVLGNTLVITVLIRNKRMRTVTNIFLLSLAVSDLMLCLFCMPFNLIPNLLKDFIFGSAVCKTTTYFMGTSVSVSTFNLVAISLERYGAICKPLQSRVWQTKSHALKVIAVTWCLSFTIMTPYPIYSNLVPFTKNNNQTANMCRFLLPNDVMQQSWHTFLLLILFLIPGIVMMVAYGLISLELYQGIKFDASQKKSARERKPSTGSSGRYEDSDGCYLQKAKHPRKLELQRLSSSSSGRVERIRSSSSAANLMAKKRVIRMLMVIVVLFFLCWMPIFSANAWRAYDTASAERHLSGTPISFILLLSYTSSCVNPIIYCFMNKRFRLGFMATFPCCPSPGPRGARGEVGEEEEGRTTGASLSRYSYSHMGASAPPP